A part of Arachis hypogaea cultivar Tifrunner chromosome 12, arahy.Tifrunner.gnm2.J5K5, whole genome shotgun sequence genomic DNA contains:
- the LOC112726836 gene encoding elongation factor 1-gamma, protein MALILHAGKSNKNAYKALIAAEYAGVQVQLAPNFEMGVSNKTPEFLKMNPIGKVPVLETPEGPVFESNAIARYVARVKEDNTLYGSSSIDYGHIEQWIDFSSLEIDANIGRWFYPRKGFGPYLPPAEEAAISSLKRALGALNTHLATNTYLVGHTVTLADIITTCNLYLGFTNIMIKSFTSEFPHVERYFWTLVNQPNFRKILGQVKQADAVPPVPSAKKPAQPKESKPKAKDEPKKEAKKEAKKEPEKPKAEEEEEEAPKPKPKNPLDLLPPSKMVLDEWKRLYSNTKTNFREVAIKGFWDMYDPEGYSLWFCDYKYNDENTVSFVTMNKVGGFLQRMDLARKYAFGKMLVIGSEPPFKVKGLWLFRGQEIPKFVMDECYDMELYEWSKVDISDENQKERVNQMIEDHEPFEGESLLDAKCFK, encoded by the exons ATGGCCTTA ATCCTGCATGCaggtaaatcaaacaaaaatgctTACAAGGCACTCATTGCAGCTGAGTATGCCGGCGTGCAGGTTCAGTTGGCCCCCAACTTTGAGATGGGTGTGTCTAATAAAACCCCTGAATTTCTCAAGATGAATCCTATTGGCAAG GTTCCTGTGTTAGAGACACCGGAGGGTCCTGTATTTGAGAGCAATGCAATTGCTCGTTATG TTGCTCGGGTAAAGGAGGACAACACTTTGTATGGTTCTTCCTCTATTGATTAT GGCCACATCGAGCAATGGATTGATTTTTCATCATTGGAGATTGATGCTAATATTGGCAGGTGGTTCTACCCAAGAAAGGGATTTGGACCTTACCTTCCTCCG GCCGAGGAGGCTGCAATTTCTTCCCTAAAGAGAGCATTGGGTGCATTGAACACTCATCTTGCCACTAATACTTACCTGGTTGGACACACGGTGACCCTGGCTGACATCATAACAACATGCAACTTGTATTTGGGTTTCACTAATATCATGATCAAGAGTTTCACCTCAGAGTTTCCTCATGTTGAGAGATACTTCTGGACCTTGGTTAATCAGCCAAACTTCCGCAAGATACTCGGTCAAGTCAAGCAGGCGGATGCTGTCCCCCCGGTTCCATCTGCTAAGAAGCCTGCCCAGCCAAAAGAATCTAAGCCCAAGGCGAAGGATGAGCCAAAGAAAGAGGCAAAGAAAGAGGCGAAAAAAGAACCGGAAAAGCCCAAAgcagaagaggaggaagaagaagctcCCAAGCCAAAACCCAAGAATCCTCTTGATCTTCTCCCCCCAAGTAAGATGGTATTGGATGAATGGAAAAGGCTCTATTCAAACACCAAAACTAATTTCCGTGAGGTTGCAATCAAAG GATTTTGGGACATGTATGATCCGGAAGGATATTCTTTGTGGTTCTGTGATTACAAGTACAACGATGAGAACACTGTTTCGTTTGTGACGATGAACAAGGTTGGTGGGTTTCTTCAGCGGATGGATTTGGCCCGTAAGTATGCATTTGGAAAGATGCTCGTGATTGGATCCGAGCCACCATTCAAGGTGAAGGGGTTGTGGCTTTTCCGTGGGCAAGAAATTCCCAAGTTTGTGATGGATGAATGCTATGACATGGAGCTTTATGAGTGGAGTAAGGTTGACATATCTGATGAAAATCAAAAGGAACGCGTCAATCAGATGATTGAAGATCATGAACCATTTGAGGGAGAGTCTCTTTTGGATGCTAAGTGCTTTAAGTAA